The genome window CATAGCGTGAATGTCGTGTAGGCATTAAATGGAAGATATTTTACtattaatttttggttttaacgAAGCTTATTTTTGAACATGAACATCTGCCACAATCCACCGTATTGCCAAAGGAAAATCTAAGTTTACCCTATATatgcacaaaagaaaactgccataaacaaagcaataaaattacTTCAACTCACACGGTAACCTGTCAGACTGTGCTTATCATCTGGTCCGCATGCTGTGCAAATTACCTTCCCgaaatgaacaaaatatttcttgcgACTAGAAATGCTTTTGCCTACAATCATTCACGCACCTTTTCCCGAGGTGCACAAGAACTCTAAGCCGGAGCGTGTCTCCGGTCCAGCACTGGCCCAGCGTTGCAGGGGGAGGCCCGTTCCCAGCGCCACGGAGCTCAGCGTGCCCTCACCTGCCCCAGAAAACCGCGCAACGGCGACCCCGCGCTGCCGTAACGCGGGGGCATCCCCAAGGCGAGCCCGCTGGCTGGAAGCCCCCAGCCGCGCCGCGCAGGCCGGGGTCGAGCAGCTCGCCCCGCGGCAGCCCGCCCCGCGCAGGGAGGCTGCCCCGGCCAGGCACCGCGCGACCCGAGCGGCGCGCAGGGCTGCCCCGGCGCGCACAGAggccgcggcgggcgcggggctcCCGGCGGGCCAGGGGGCGGGCCAGGGGGCGGCCACGCCCCGCGCGCGCCGCGGCGGGCAGCCAATGGGGAGCGGGCGCGgagcccgcccgcccggcggcaGCTGGCGCGGCCGGCCAAGGTCCGCgcgcggccgcggcccccgcAGCTGCGTCTCCGGAGCGCCGGGGAGGGGCCGCCCGGGTCCTAAcgccgccgctccccggccggcgctgctgcagctgcctccgcCGACTGCGGTCACCCGGGCCGTGCCCTGCTCACCCGAACGGGGAGAGCTTTCTGCCC of Falco cherrug isolate bFalChe1 chromosome 2, bFalChe1.pri, whole genome shotgun sequence contains these proteins:
- the LOC114017892 gene encoding translation initiation factor IF-2-like isoform X1, whose protein sequence is MSPWAESSPRSGEQGTARVTAVGGGSCSSAGRGAAALGPGRPLPGAPETQLRGPRPRADLGRPRQLPPGGRAPRPLPIGCPPRRARGVAAPWPAPWPAGSPAPAAASVRAGAALRAARVARCLAGAASLRGAGCRGASCSTPACAARLGASSQRARLGDAPALRQRGVAVARFSGAGEGTLSSVALGTGLPLQRWASAGPETRSGLEFLCTSGKAKQEKRLQAYISDLYSKQGKMDNGQQCGLRFMEDEALILPLDLSKWISIAITMGPD
- the LOC114017892 gene encoding translation initiation factor IF-2-like isoform X2, whose translation is MSPWAESSPRSGEQGTARVTAVGGGSCSSAGRGAAALGPGRPLPGAPETQLRGPRPRADLGRPRQLPPGGRAPRPLPIGCPPRRARGVAAPWPAPWPAGSPAPAAASVRAGAALRAARVARCLAGAASLRGAGCRGASCSTPACAARLGASSQRARLGDAPALRQRGVAVARFSGAGEGTLSSVALGTGLPLQRWASAGPETRSGLEFLCTSGKAKQEKRLQAYISDLYSKQGKMDNGQQCGLRFMEDEHVNVNIQLGEIQNISW
- the LOC114017892 gene encoding translation initiation factor IF-2-like isoform X3 yields the protein MSPWAESSPRSGEQGTARVTAVGGGSCSSAGRGAAALGPGRPLPGAPETQLRGPRPRADLGRPRQLPPGGRAPRPLPIGCPPRRARGVAAPWPAPWPAGSPAPAAASVRAGAALRAARVARCLAGAASLRGAGCRGASCSTPACAARLGASSQRARLGDAPALRQRGVAVARFSGAGEGTLSSVALGTGLPLQRWASAGPETRSGLEFLCTSGKGPNPATGFVQMDLDSHNHGA